In the genome of Christensenella timonensis, one region contains:
- the ftsW gene encoding putative lipid II flippase FtsW — MRKTNLLQKGSIDYSLLIVTLILIAYGLLMVFSASYYMAQSSKLYNYDGLALFKKQLVGAAIGLVFMVFFIFFDYKKLIKLKYVLLVLAGLCLVAVFIPGIGVNVNGSSRWIQLGPLPQLQPAEIAKVAIIVFIASVIYVNRNRMNTFRYGVIPSLVALIPICILLYFQPNFSAIIVLCALTFIMIFVGGAKAWHLLALGGVGVVGGFALMMMKDYRVDRITTFLDPWQNATEGGYQVVQSLYGIGSGGLFGQGIGNGTQKLSWLPYGESDFIFSIIAEELGLIGVIVLLALFIFLIYRGIKTAAQAPDLFGTMLATGVTTVIALQVIINVGVVTASLPPTGVSLPFISYGSSSLVIFMSMIGIMLNVSKQSRRIMMAKRTKE; from the coding sequence ATGCGGAAAACGAACCTGCTGCAAAAGGGATCGATAGACTATTCGTTGCTGATCGTGACGCTGATACTGATCGCATATGGTTTGCTGATGGTATTCAGCGCCAGTTATTATATGGCGCAGTCCTCAAAGCTCTACAATTATGATGGCCTGGCACTGTTCAAAAAGCAACTGGTGGGTGCGGCCATCGGCCTTGTGTTCATGGTTTTCTTTATATTTTTTGACTATAAGAAACTGATCAAGCTGAAATATGTGCTGCTGGTTTTGGCGGGACTATGCCTGGTCGCTGTTTTCATCCCGGGGATCGGCGTGAATGTCAACGGCTCATCGCGCTGGATCCAGTTGGGGCCGCTGCCGCAGTTGCAGCCGGCAGAGATCGCTAAGGTAGCCATCATCGTTTTTATCGCTTCGGTGATTTATGTGAACCGCAACCGGATGAACACTTTCCGTTACGGCGTGATACCATCGCTTGTGGCGCTGATACCAATTTGTATCCTGTTGTATTTCCAACCGAATTTTTCGGCGATTATCGTCCTGTGCGCGCTCACTTTTATCATGATCTTTGTGGGAGGCGCAAAGGCATGGCACCTTTTGGCGCTCGGCGGCGTGGGTGTCGTGGGCGGTTTTGCGCTGATGATGATGAAGGATTACCGCGTGGATCGTATCACCACCTTTTTGGATCCGTGGCAGAATGCCACAGAAGGCGGCTATCAGGTCGTGCAGTCGCTTTATGGTATTGGTTCTGGCGGACTGTTTGGGCAGGGGATCGGAAACGGGACGCAAAAGCTCTCGTGGCTTCCATACGGGGAATCGGATTTTATTTTTTCGATCATCGCGGAGGAACTGGGCCTGATCGGCGTGATCGTCCTGCTGGCCCTGTTTATTTTCCTGATTTACCGCGGGATCAAAACGGCGGCGCAGGCGCCGGATCTTTTTGGGACGATGCTTGCCACCGGCGTTACCACGGTGATTGCCTTGCAGGTTATCATCAATGTAGGCGTTGTAACGGCATCGCTTCCGCCTACAGGCGTATCGCTGCCGTTCATCAGTTATGGAAGTTCATCACTCGTTATCTTTATGAGTATGATAGGGATCATGCTCAATGTTTCAAAACAATCGCGACGAATTATGATGGCGAAGAGAACGAAGGAATAG
- a CDS encoding cell division protein FtsQ/DivIB yields MKKQHKRSVGKTILAVVLIILLLAGAGYFVYVYFQVENVDVKGNASYDASYIVKLADVPPKTHMFMADTEKIKENIETEPYLQVDGIAKSYPKTLVITVTERVPKALILYADKYLLVDGSANVLEILDAPPEQQQYPVVSGITINSVNLGKAIDTEDTFKISVLADILAEMETKDLYATISTIDLSDVNNIRMQSYDGMMIKFGQSDKIADKMKWIKKMLPKLAADGNTSGVYDVTSGTSGTYRMTDDAAAQQAPTEPGQQDDPGTAEPGEGGEPAEPDEPLAQE; encoded by the coding sequence ATGAAAAAGCAACACAAACGCAGCGTTGGAAAAACAATTTTAGCGGTTGTTTTAATTATATTACTGCTCGCGGGAGCGGGATATTTTGTTTATGTTTATTTTCAGGTGGAAAATGTTGATGTCAAGGGAAATGCCAGCTATGACGCGAGCTATATCGTGAAGCTGGCCGATGTCCCGCCAAAGACACATATGTTTATGGCCGATACGGAAAAGATCAAGGAAAATATCGAAACGGAACCATATTTGCAGGTGGACGGGATCGCAAAAAGCTATCCCAAAACTTTGGTGATCACTGTGACGGAGCGGGTGCCCAAAGCGCTTATCCTGTATGCGGACAAATACCTGCTCGTGGATGGCTCGGCCAACGTGCTGGAGATATTAGACGCGCCGCCCGAGCAGCAGCAGTATCCTGTCGTAAGCGGGATCACGATCAATTCGGTAAACCTGGGGAAAGCCATCGATACGGAAGATACGTTCAAGATTTCGGTGCTGGCGGATATCCTGGCGGAAATGGAAACCAAAGACCTATATGCGACGATCTCGACCATCGACCTTTCGGATGTTAACAATATCCGCATGCAGTCTTATGATGGGATGATGATTAAATTTGGGCAATCGGACAAGATAGCCGATAAAATGAAATGGATCAAGAAGATGTTGCCCAAGCTGGCGGCAGACGGGAATACGAGCGGCGTTTATGACGTAACGAGCGGGACGAGCGGCACATACCGGATGACGGATGACGCGGCCGCCCAGCAGGCGCCGACCGAGCCGGGGCAGCAAGATGACCCGGGCACGGCAGAGCCGGGAGAAGGCGGGGAGCCGGCCGAACCGGATGAACCTCTGGCGCAGGAATAA
- a CDS encoding cell division protein FtsA: MKDFKTIIEFGTSKIACAVAEKKQRMGLEVLGYSQIPYAGIKKTNWVDSKEVIGAVEQALESCERQAGFRIRNADVGIPGSFIKVMNRKAQVPVKGRVTEKDIDLLIERARNFDIMSDLTLVHEWPAWFLLDDNNVYLEPYDIPTKRLRGCASFTLANKFFLNDAMDLLNHLGVRVDYFIPEPLAEALYLLPEDKRDSLAVLVDIGYYSTDVSLVYGDSILFFATIPMGGGHITNDIAYVMKVDKDTAEQLKRRYTFGLSDNNSISQLFAKDADGKLKKYPYDLLKEIIDSRVEHLLLTINKITSRLEGSIGRKIEVFMTGGGLAFMKGFDSFYRAISGRTPNLIKVPNTKLMPPDMHAAYALLQYAYDGYIQSKPPTRKKGFFSKGQDVLFE, translated from the coding sequence ATGAAAGACTTCAAAACAATTATTGAGTTTGGAACTTCTAAAATAGCATGTGCGGTTGCTGAAAAGAAACAGCGTATGGGGCTGGAAGTTTTGGGCTATTCCCAAATTCCCTATGCAGGTATCAAAAAAACGAATTGGGTAGACTCCAAGGAAGTAATAGGTGCTGTGGAGCAGGCGCTGGAATCCTGCGAACGACAGGCTGGTTTCCGTATCAGGAATGCAGACGTCGGGATTCCGGGGTCTTTTATTAAGGTTATGAACCGCAAAGCGCAGGTTCCCGTGAAGGGACGCGTGACAGAGAAGGATATCGATCTTTTGATCGAGCGGGCAAGGAATTTTGATATCATGTCAGACCTGACATTGGTGCACGAATGGCCTGCGTGGTTTTTACTGGATGATAACAACGTCTATTTGGAGCCGTACGATATTCCCACCAAGCGCTTAAGGGGCTGTGCGTCTTTTACGCTTGCCAACAAGTTTTTCTTGAACGACGCAATGGATCTGCTCAACCATCTGGGTGTACGGGTGGACTATTTTATCCCGGAACCGCTCGCGGAAGCGCTGTACCTCCTGCCGGAGGACAAGCGTGATTCCCTTGCAGTTTTGGTCGATATCGGTTATTATAGTACAGATGTATCGCTTGTTTATGGTGACTCCATTTTGTTCTTTGCAACCATCCCGATGGGCGGCGGCCATATCACAAATGATATTGCTTATGTCATGAAGGTGGACAAGGATACGGCGGAGCAGCTAAAAAGGCGCTATACGTTTGGGCTTTCGGACAATAACAGTATTTCGCAGCTGTTTGCCAAGGACGCGGACGGAAAATTGAAAAAGTATCCGTACGATTTGTTAAAGGAGATCATTGATTCGAGGGTGGAGCATCTTTTGCTCACCATCAATAAGATCACCTCACGACTGGAAGGCAGCATCGGCAGGAAAATCGAGGTTTTTATGACAGGCGGCGGGCTGGCCTTTATGAAAGGCTTTGACAGCTTTTACCGCGCGATATCAGGAAGAACGCCAAACCTGATCAAGGTGCCGAATACAAAACTTATGCCGCCGGATATGCATGCGGCATATGCACTATTGCAATATGCGTACGATGGGTATATCCAAAGCAAACCCCCGACCAGAAAGAAAGGCTTTTTCAGTAAGGGGCAGGATGTGCTGTTTGAATAA
- the ftsZ gene encoding cell division protein FtsZ translates to MSLEFDNNSENFAKIRVFGVGGAGNNAVNRMIEFGVKGAELIAINTDKQALFLSKADQKIQIGEKLTKGLGSGADPETGRKAAEESREELEQAVKGSDLVFVSCGLGGGTGTGAAPVVAEIAKESNALTIGFVTKPFWFEGHPRAKAADVGFETLKSVVDTIVTIPNDKLLNTVGKDTPLVDAFRVADDVLRQGIQGIIDLIGKPALINLDFADVKKVMTLRGVAHMGIGIGYGENKTVEAAKQAINSPLLDTTIEGARGIIFNVTGDPSLGMYEIQEAAKIIQESADPEADVFFGVCIDPSLDDEVRITVIATGFDAQPVAGSSADNRIDTSGKPKLKETISFTDEEPLDVEPFASPVSRQKPSLDVPEAPSMGSGSADSGLDVFGDEDLEIPSFLKKKPRRNRSDY, encoded by the coding sequence ATGTCGCTTGAATTTGATAATAACAGTGAAAACTTTGCAAAGATAAGGGTTTTCGGAGTAGGTGGCGCAGGAAACAATGCTGTGAACCGTATGATAGAGTTTGGGGTGAAGGGAGCGGAGCTCATCGCTATCAATACAGATAAGCAAGCGCTGTTCCTTTCAAAGGCAGACCAGAAAATACAGATCGGCGAGAAGCTGACCAAAGGACTTGGTTCCGGCGCAGACCCGGAGACGGGAAGGAAAGCAGCGGAAGAAAGCCGCGAAGAATTGGAACAGGCCGTCAAAGGTTCGGATCTCGTATTTGTATCCTGCGGCTTGGGCGGCGGTACCGGAACGGGTGCGGCGCCGGTGGTTGCGGAAATCGCCAAAGAAAGCAATGCGCTGACGATCGGCTTTGTGACAAAACCGTTCTGGTTTGAAGGGCATCCGAGGGCAAAGGCGGCAGATGTGGGCTTTGAAACGCTGAAATCTGTTGTGGATACGATCGTAACGATCCCCAATGATAAGCTGCTCAATACCGTGGGCAAGGATACGCCGCTTGTGGATGCGTTCCGCGTGGCGGACGACGTGCTCCGCCAGGGGATACAGGGCATTATTGACCTGATCGGTAAACCGGCCCTGATCAACTTAGACTTTGCAGACGTTAAAAAAGTGATGACGCTGCGCGGCGTTGCACATATGGGTATTGGGATCGGCTATGGCGAAAATAAGACGGTCGAAGCAGCAAAGCAGGCGATCAACAGCCCGCTTCTCGATACGACGATTGAGGGCGCACGCGGGATTATATTCAATGTGACCGGCGATCCGTCGCTCGGTATGTACGAGATACAGGAAGCCGCGAAGATTATTCAGGAAAGCGCTGATCCGGAGGCGGATGTGTTCTTCGGCGTATGTATTGATCCTTCGCTGGATGACGAAGTCCGGATCACGGTGATTGCGACCGGGTTTGATGCGCAGCCTGTTGCAGGAAGTTCCGCGGATAACCGGATCGATACCTCCGGTAAGCCGAAATTAAAGGAAACGATCAGCTTTACAGATGAAGAACCTCTCGATGTGGAGCCGTTTGCTTCGCCTGTGAGCAGGCAGAAACCGTCGTTGGACGTCCCGGAGGCTCCGAGTATGGGCAGTGGCAGCGCAGACAGCGGATTGGATGTATTTGGCGATGAGGATCTGGAAATCCCTTCGTTCCTGAAAAAGAAACCGAGAAGGAACAGAAGCGATTATTGA
- a CDS encoding sigma-70 family RNA polymerase sigma factor has translation MKGMPAVSDRADSPDRTEAGLGKGKLELIEGHLDVVSILACKYANRQVRKEELVSVGSIGLIKAAESYDTAKKVKFSTYASACIKNEILMFLRRNAHASKEISLDETMARADDDLKLEGLLGTGEDAVWDVVEKQENRKLLEEMLQHLPPRQQEIVNYRFGLKGYPEKTQKELAHLLGLSQSYISKVEKKILSSMRKKINAR, from the coding sequence ATGAAAGGTATGCCCGCTGTTTCTGATAGAGCCGATAGCCCGGATCGTACGGAAGCTGGTTTAGGAAAGGGAAAATTGGAACTGATCGAAGGACATTTGGACGTGGTGTCGATACTCGCCTGTAAATATGCCAACCGCCAGGTTCGTAAAGAGGAGTTGGTATCGGTGGGCAGCATTGGACTGATCAAGGCGGCGGAAAGCTATGATACCGCTAAAAAGGTGAAGTTCAGCACCTATGCTTCAGCGTGTATTAAAAATGAAATACTTATGTTTTTGCGCAGGAATGCGCATGCATCCAAAGAGATATCGCTAGACGAAACGATGGCCCGGGCGGATGACGACCTGAAACTGGAGGGACTGCTCGGAACGGGGGAAGATGCGGTCTGGGATGTTGTTGAGAAGCAGGAAAACCGAAAGCTGCTGGAGGAGATGCTGCAACATCTGCCACCGCGGCAGCAGGAGATTGTGAATTACCGCTTCGGCCTGAAGGGATATCCGGAAAAGACACAGAAGGAGCTGGCACATTTGCTGGGGCTTTCCCAGTCATATATTTCCAAAGTTGAAAAGAAAATATTGTCCTCTATGAGAAAGAAAATAAACGCACGCTAA
- the nrdR gene encoding transcriptional regulator NrdR translates to MKCIYCDFAESKVVDSRPVDDGTSIRRRRECLSCGKRFTTYEKVESLPVFVVKKDGKREAFDIEKIKKGVVKACEKREVSYDEIETLINEIERTVYNSPKQEITSHEVGEIVMEGLRKLDEVAYVRFASVYRQFKDINTFKEELNKLLTEE, encoded by the coding sequence TTGAAGTGTATTTATTGTGATTTTGCGGAAAGCAAAGTGGTGGATTCCAGGCCCGTGGACGATGGGACATCCATTCGCCGCCGGCGCGAATGTTTAAGCTGTGGGAAACGCTTTACCACATATGAAAAGGTGGAGAGCCTTCCGGTTTTCGTCGTGAAAAAGGACGGAAAGAGGGAAGCTTTCGATATTGAAAAAATCAAAAAAGGTGTTGTCAAGGCGTGTGAAAAGCGTGAAGTTTCGTATGACGAGATCGAAACGCTGATCAATGAAATCGAACGCACGGTTTACAATTCACCCAAACAGGAGATCACGTCCCATGAGGTAGGAGAGATCGTAATGGAGGGGCTGCGCAAGTTGGACGAGGTGGCGTATGTACGCTTTGCATCGGTCTACCGGCAGTTTAAGGACATCAATACATTCAAAGAAGAACTCAATAAGCTTTTGACGGAGGAATAG